One region of Polaribacter pectinis genomic DNA includes:
- a CDS encoding SusC/RagA family TonB-linked outer membrane protein produces MKTKFNGILTLLLALVVQISFAQTKTVSGTVSDESGGLPGVSILIKGTTKGTETNFDGKYSIKVSSGDVLVFRYLGYKTAEKTVGTSNTINVTLVEGGEQLEEVVIVGYGTKAKRATIGSITTVKSEDIETVPAANFVEALQGKATGLQSISSSGQPGSNSAVRIRGSASVNGNVEPLYIIDGVPVSANSTSDLGSGGLDSGNRDPLSNLNPSDIESVTILKDASSTSIYGARGANGIILITTKKGRQGKAKFTFSSQVGISARAVKLFDVLNTSEYNELSREAQVNAGVAPAIAVLNFPDTDVDTDWADLAYRDWTAVTKRHNFSVSGGSENINYFMSVGHLAQEGIAVGSGIERLTSSLNVQAKTSEITRFGMNFSYSRTEQATALAESAFFASPVVGTYLFVPTDAPYLADGTPNPSNSATGGTSFIQDLFYDNEGSVTDRILANFNGAIDISDDLTLKSTFGIDKSFFNYSSYGNPLNNSNPSGGSASRTYQEVYNWTWTNTLQYVKTFGENHNLDVLLGQEINKEGFDDLSIGVEDFPNGILQNVGSASSVTFHSSNTQDSSLKSFFLNTNYNFNKKYYFNGTIRRRDASSRFGPNNKWGTFWSVGGNWNISSEDFMQDVKWVNLLKVKSSYGVQGNLPSNRYTWQGSFLNDRYNGTPASFPSSTAANPNLKWEEQNMFNVGLEFALFNNRLSGEVTYFNRETNDLIFSQQIEPSNGFNQVFSNVGAFVNKGFEVELSYDVVSSEKFNWTLGGNITFLENEVTELDPGTVGPDGRYIREVGEAWNTFYARRWAGVDVATGAPMWLDANDNITFNYNSASREKVGKANPDFFGGISSNMNYKNWSLDLGLSFQYGNTIYNETSRITNSDGAFSGFNQSRDQLDRWQQPGDVSANPQRIQGNASQSNQLSTRFMEDGSFIRLRNVQLGYNFSKDMTKNTFLTGAKIFLQGTNLLTITDFNGDPEQSLNGWHWFVYPNPQTVSLGVNLSF; encoded by the coding sequence ATGAAGACAAAGTTTAATGGAATTTTAACGCTATTACTAGCGTTGGTCGTGCAAATTTCTTTTGCACAAACAAAGACTGTTTCCGGTACTGTTTCTGATGAATCAGGAGGTTTACCTGGAGTTAGTATATTAATTAAAGGTACCACAAAAGGTACAGAAACAAATTTTGATGGAAAATACTCTATTAAAGTTAGTTCTGGAGACGTATTAGTATTCAGATATTTAGGGTACAAAACTGCTGAAAAAACAGTAGGTACATCTAATACGATTAATGTAACTTTAGTAGAAGGTGGTGAACAACTAGAAGAAGTTGTTATTGTTGGTTATGGAACAAAAGCTAAAAGAGCTACAATTGGTTCTATAACAACAGTTAAGTCTGAAGACATAGAAACTGTTCCAGCTGCTAACTTTGTGGAGGCTTTACAAGGAAAAGCTACAGGTTTACAATCTATTAGTTCTTCTGGACAACCAGGTTCTAATAGTGCTGTAAGAATTAGAGGTTCTGCTTCTGTTAACGGAAATGTTGAGCCTTTATATATTATTGATGGAGTTCCTGTTTCTGCAAATAGTACTTCAGATTTAGGTTCTGGTGGTTTAGATTCTGGAAACAGAGATCCTTTATCTAACTTAAACCCATCTGATATTGAGTCTGTAACAATTTTAAAAGATGCATCTTCTACATCTATTTATGGAGCAAGAGGAGCGAATGGAATTATTTTAATTACAACTAAAAAAGGTAGACAAGGTAAAGCAAAATTCACCTTTAGTTCTCAAGTAGGTATTTCTGCAAGAGCAGTAAAACTTTTTGATGTATTAAATACATCAGAATACAATGAGTTATCTAGAGAAGCGCAAGTCAATGCGGGAGTAGCACCTGCTATAGCTGTTTTAAACTTCCCTGATACGGATGTTGATACTGACTGGGCTGATTTAGCATATAGAGATTGGACAGCTGTAACTAAAAGACACAACTTTTCTGTATCTGGTGGTTCAGAAAACATTAATTACTTTATGTCTGTTGGGCACTTAGCTCAAGAGGGTATTGCTGTTGGGTCTGGAATTGAAAGACTTACAAGTAGTTTAAATGTACAAGCTAAAACGTCTGAAATTACTAGATTTGGTATGAATTTCTCTTACAGTAGAACTGAGCAAGCTACAGCTTTAGCTGAATCAGCTTTCTTTGCAAGTCCAGTAGTTGGTACATATTTGTTCGTGCCTACTGATGCTCCTTATTTAGCAGATGGTACTCCTAATCCATCAAACTCAGCTACAGGAGGTACATCTTTCATTCAAGATTTATTTTATGATAATGAAGGTTCTGTTACTGACAGAATACTAGCTAATTTTAATGGAGCTATAGATATATCTGATGATTTAACATTAAAGTCTACTTTTGGTATTGATAAAAGTTTCTTTAATTACAGTAGCTATGGAAACCCATTAAACAATTCAAATCCATCAGGAGGTTCAGCTTCAAGAACTTATCAAGAAGTTTACAACTGGACATGGACAAACACTTTACAATATGTTAAAACATTTGGAGAAAATCATAATTTAGATGTTTTATTAGGTCAAGAAATTAATAAAGAAGGATTTGACGATCTATCAATCGGTGTGGAGGATTTTCCAAATGGAATTTTACAAAATGTTGGTTCAGCATCTTCAGTTACTTTTCATTCTAGTAACACACAAGATTCTAGTTTAAAATCTTTCTTTTTAAATACAAATTATAACTTTAACAAGAAATACTATTTTAACGGAACTATAAGAAGAAGAGATGCTTCTTCTAGATTTGGACCTAATAATAAATGGGGTACATTTTGGTCAGTTGGTGGTAACTGGAACATTAGTAGTGAAGACTTTATGCAAGATGTGAAATGGGTTAATTTATTAAAAGTTAAATCTAGTTATGGTGTACAAGGAAACTTACCTTCTAACAGATATACTTGGCAAGGAAGTTTCTTGAATGATAGATATAATGGAACCCCAGCTTCATTCCCTTCTTCAACTGCTGCAAACCCAAATTTAAAATGGGAAGAACAAAATATGTTTAACGTTGGTTTAGAGTTCGCATTATTTAATAATAGATTATCAGGAGAGGTAACATATTTTAACAGAGAAACTAATGATTTAATTTTCTCTCAACAAATAGAGCCTTCAAATGGTTTCAATCAAGTGTTTAGTAATGTTGGAGCTTTTGTTAATAAAGGATTTGAAGTAGAACTTTCATATGATGTAGTTAGTTCTGAAAAATTCAATTGGACATTAGGAGGTAATATTACATTTTTAGAAAATGAAGTAACAGAACTTGATCCAGGAACAGTTGGTCCTGATGGTCGTTATATTAGAGAGGTTGGAGAAGCTTGGAATACATTTTATGCAAGAAGATGGGCTGGTGTAGATGTTGCAACAGGTGCACCTATGTGGCTTGATGCTAATGACAACATTACATTCAACTATAATAGTGCTTCTAGAGAAAAAGTTGGTAAAGCAAATCCAGACTTTTTTGGTGGAATATCTTCTAATATGAATTATAAAAACTGGTCATTAGATCTAGGTTTATCTTTCCAATATGGTAATACCATCTACAATGAAACATCTAGAATTACAAATTCTGATGGAGCTTTTTCTGGATTTAATCAATCAAGAGATCAGCTAGATAGATGGCAACAACCAGGAGACGTTAGTGCAAATCCTCAAAGAATACAAGGTAATGCTTCACAAAGTAACCAATTATCTACTAGATTTATGGAAGATGGTTCTTTCATAAGATTAAGAAATGTTCAATTAGGTTATAACTTTTCAAAAGATATGACGAAAAATACATTTTTAACTGGAGCTAAAATTTTCTTACAAGGAACTAACTTATTAACTATTACTGATTTTAATGGAGATCCAGAGCAGTCTTTAAATGGTTGGCATTGGTTTGTATATCCTAACCCTCAAACTGTAAGTTTAGGTGTTAATTTATCATTTTAA
- a CDS encoding replication-associated recombination protein A, protein MNEPLAERIRPKTLDDYISQQHLVGKNGVLTNLIKQGIIPSLILWGPPGIGKTTLANIIATESKRPFYTLSAISSGVKDVREVIEKAKKSGGLFTAKNPILFIDEIHRFSKSQQDSLLGAVEKGWVTLIGATTENPSFEVIPALISRCQVYILNSFDKNDLVALLHRAMEKDEFLSTKKISLKETEALMQVSGGDARKLLNIFELLVSTDDEIEITNKLVLEKVQKNTVRYDKTGEQHYDIISAFIKSIRGSDPNAAVYWLARMIEGGEDVKFIARRMLILASEDIGNANPTALILANNTFQAVSVIGNPESRIILSQCAVYMANSAKSNASYLAIGEAQSLVQKTGDLSVPLHLRNAPTKLMKDLEYGKNYLYSHNYPNNFAEQEFLPEEISGTKLYEPGENARENQFREILKNRWKNRYKY, encoded by the coding sequence ATGAATGAACCTTTGGCAGAAAGAATTAGACCTAAAACACTAGACGATTATATTAGTCAGCAACATTTAGTTGGTAAAAATGGGGTTTTAACAAATCTAATAAAACAAGGAATTATACCTTCTTTAATATTATGGGGACCTCCAGGTATTGGTAAAACCACATTAGCTAATATTATTGCAACCGAATCTAAAAGACCTTTTTACACTTTAAGTGCCATAAGTTCTGGTGTTAAAGATGTTAGAGAAGTAATTGAAAAAGCAAAAAAAAGTGGCGGATTGTTTACTGCAAAAAACCCAATTTTGTTTATTGATGAAATTCATAGATTTAGTAAATCTCAACAAGATTCTTTACTAGGCGCAGTAGAAAAAGGTTGGGTAACTTTAATTGGTGCAACTACAGAAAACCCTAGTTTTGAAGTAATTCCTGCCCTGATTTCTCGTTGTCAGGTTTATATTTTAAATTCTTTTGATAAAAACGATTTAGTGGCACTGCTGCACAGAGCAATGGAAAAAGATGAATTTTTATCAACAAAAAAAATATCTTTAAAAGAAACGGAAGCACTTATGCAGGTTTCTGGTGGTGATGCAAGAAAGCTTTTAAATATTTTTGAATTATTAGTTTCTACAGATGATGAAATAGAAATAACTAACAAACTTGTTTTAGAAAAAGTTCAAAAAAATACAGTTAGGTATGACAAAACTGGCGAGCAACATTATGATATTATTTCCGCATTTATAAAATCGATTCGTGGAAGTGATCCAAATGCAGCCGTTTATTGGCTTGCAAGAATGATTGAAGGAGGAGAAGATGTAAAATTTATTGCAAGAAGAATGCTAATATTAGCTTCCGAAGATATTGGTAACGCAAACCCAACCGCATTAATTTTAGCTAACAATACCTTTCAAGCTGTTTCTGTAATTGGAAACCCAGAGTCAAGAATTATATTGAGTCAATGTGCGGTTTACATGGCTAATTCAGCAAAGAGTAATGCCTCATACTTGGCAATTGGAGAAGCACAAAGTTTAGTACAAAAAACTGGAGATTTATCTGTTCCTCTTCACTTAAGAAATGCGCCTACTAAATTAATGAAAGATTTAGAGTATGGTAAAAACTATCTCTATTCTCATAATTACCCAAACAACTTTGCGGAACAAGAGTTTTTACCTGAAGAAATTTCTGGTACCAAACTCTATGAACCTGGAGAAAACGCGAGAGAAAATCAGTTTAGAGAAATTTTAAAAAACAGATGGAAAAATAGGTATAAATATTAA
- the rlmB gene encoding 23S rRNA (guanosine(2251)-2'-O)-methyltransferase RlmB, with product MTEEMTNIFGIRAIIEAIESGSTINKVYLQKGLRGELYYQLDKLIKEKKLTTSIVPVEKLNRLSKNSNHQGAVAQISPIDFCDLETLIEETLESGKSPLFLLLDQLSDVRNFGAIIRTAECTGVNGIIIQKNGSAPVNAETIKTSAGAAFKMPICKVDHIKDALFQLQAVDIKTVAATEKTEDSVYDINFNQPIAIIMGSEHRGVNPSILKMVDYKAKLPLLGEIASLNVSVACGAFLYETVRQRLG from the coding sequence ATGACAGAAGAAATGACAAATATTTTTGGAATTAGAGCTATTATTGAAGCTATTGAGAGTGGTTCTACAATTAACAAAGTATACCTACAAAAAGGTTTAAGGGGAGAGCTTTATTACCAACTAGACAAATTAATAAAAGAGAAAAAACTTACTACAAGTATTGTTCCTGTAGAAAAATTAAATAGATTATCTAAAAACAGTAATCATCAAGGTGCAGTTGCTCAAATTTCTCCAATAGATTTTTGTGATTTAGAAACATTAATAGAAGAAACATTAGAAAGTGGCAAATCTCCATTATTTCTATTGTTAGATCAACTTTCTGATGTACGTAATTTTGGAGCAATTATAAGAACTGCAGAATGTACTGGAGTTAACGGAATTATTATACAAAAAAACGGAAGTGCTCCCGTAAATGCAGAAACTATTAAAACCTCTGCTGGTGCAGCTTTTAAGATGCCAATCTGTAAAGTAGATCACATTAAAGATGCTTTATTTCAATTACAAGCAGTAGATATAAAAACTGTAGCTGCAACTGAAAAAACAGAAGATTCTGTTTATGACATTAATTTTAATCAACCAATAGCAATTATTATGGGTTCTGAACACAGAGGTGTAAACCCATCAATTCTTAAAATGGTAGATTATAAAGCTAAATTACCTTTGTTAGGTGAAATTGCCTCTTTAAATGTTTCTGTTGCCTGTGGAGCTTTCTTATATGAAACTGTAAGACAAAGATTAGGATAA
- a CDS encoding rhomboid family intramembrane serine protease — protein sequence MNEENQLKISKSIFLIPTLYVFGIWFIYWVEITFGFNFNKFGVYPRTLEGFRGVFLTHFIHSNTSHLFSNSIPLFVLLSSLFYFYKDVAYKVLLFGGFFTGFITWVIARESYHIGASGIVYLLFSFIFFSGIIRKHFRLVALSLIIIFLYGSMIWYVLPIKEGMSWEGHLSGFITGLIFAIIYRNKGLVKKQHEFNQTEFDLLFDEDGNFSPPKVEEEIEEI from the coding sequence ATGAATGAAGAGAATCAATTAAAAATATCGAAATCAATTTTTTTAATTCCAACCTTATATGTTTTTGGTATTTGGTTTATTTATTGGGTAGAAATAACTTTTGGTTTTAATTTTAATAAGTTTGGGGTTTATCCTAGAACTTTAGAAGGTTTTAGAGGCGTTTTTTTAACACATTTTATACATAGCAATACAAGTCATCTTTTTAGTAATTCTATTCCTTTATTTGTGCTTTTAAGTAGTCTTTTTTATTTTTATAAGGATGTAGCTTATAAAGTCTTACTTTTTGGTGGTTTTTTTACTGGTTTTATAACTTGGGTTATTGCTAGAGAATCTTATCATATCGGAGCAAGTGGTATTGTGTATTTACTCTTTAGCTTTATCTTTTTTAGCGGGATTATAAGAAAGCATTTTCGTTTGGTGGCATTATCATTAATAATAATTTTTCTTTACGGAAGTATGATTTGGTATGTTTTACCAATAAAAGAAGGTATGTCTTGGGAAGGGCATTTATCTGGTTTTATAACAGGGTTAATTTTTGCAATTATATATAGGAATAAAGGCCTTGTTAAAAAACAACACGAATTTAATCAAACAGAATTCGATTTATTATTTGATGAAGATGGTAATTTTTCTCCACCAAAAGTAGAGGAGGAGATTGAAGAAATTTAA
- a CDS encoding RagB/SusD family nutrient uptake outer membrane protein produces the protein MKIKNIIYISLFSIGLLSFTSCNDIDLSPAQEDAVDIDNGIKDVNSATAAVNGMYDLLYRVDYYGRELMVSPEVSSDNILVSPVNSGRFLTQYQYSVNADNGDVSAVWTNLYKNVNAANTILNFAESGSISDASGAQLDEIKGQALAIRAMAHFDLVRNYAFPYTLTDASAAPGANGAGGHLGVPLLLNFNQERFAPRVTVAEIYTQVIKDLTTAIGLLPSTAYDSSSKFNKSAARALLARIYLYKGDYPKAFTTAKQVVADSQYSLTSNANYLSDWDGATSSTEALLQLPAFADDNNGFDSLGSIYIPAIPGGDDGNGGYGDLIPTADLKNLYSSTDVRRGWFRNVGGIDFNYKFPNSFTSNIPLIRISEMYLIIAEAAGNGGGSVTEGQNALNAIILRADPNATPSTSTGSVLASEALNERRKELAFEGHRMFDLVRNKMSVMRTDIASPSTTATLSYPDYRMVWPLPQSEIDANDSINENNTGY, from the coding sequence ATGAAAATAAAAAATATAATATACATAAGTCTATTTAGCATTGGCTTACTATCGTTTACATCTTGTAACGATATTGATTTAAGTCCTGCTCAAGAAGATGCTGTTGATATCGACAATGGAATTAAAGATGTCAACTCTGCAACAGCTGCAGTTAATGGAATGTATGATTTACTATACAGAGTAGATTACTACGGAAGAGAGTTAATGGTTAGTCCTGAAGTAAGTTCTGACAATATATTAGTTAGTCCTGTAAACTCTGGAAGATTTTTAACACAATATCAATATTCAGTTAATGCTGATAATGGAGATGTTAGTGCTGTTTGGACAAATTTATATAAAAATGTAAATGCTGCAAATACAATTTTAAATTTTGCAGAAAGTGGTTCTATCAGTGATGCTTCCGGTGCTCAATTAGATGAAATAAAAGGACAAGCTTTAGCAATAAGAGCTATGGCTCATTTTGATTTGGTTAGAAATTATGCTTTTCCGTACACGCTTACAGATGCATCTGCAGCCCCTGGAGCTAATGGAGCTGGTGGACATTTAGGAGTTCCTTTATTATTAAATTTTAATCAAGAGAGATTTGCTCCTAGAGTAACTGTTGCTGAAATTTACACACAAGTGATTAAGGACTTAACAACTGCTATTGGACTTTTACCATCTACAGCTTATGATTCTTCTAGTAAATTTAATAAATCTGCTGCAAGAGCGTTGTTAGCTAGAATTTATTTATATAAAGGAGATTATCCTAAAGCTTTTACAACTGCAAAACAAGTTGTAGCAGATTCTCAATACTCTTTGACATCTAATGCAAATTATTTAAGTGACTGGGATGGAGCAACAAGCTCTACAGAAGCACTTTTACAATTACCTGCATTTGCAGATGACAATAATGGTTTTGACTCTTTAGGTTCTATTTATATTCCTGCTATACCAGGTGGTGATGATGGAAACGGAGGATATGGAGATTTAATCCCTACTGCAGACTTAAAGAATTTATATTCTTCTACTGATGTTAGAAGAGGATGGTTCAGAAATGTTGGTGGAATTGATTTTAATTATAAATTTCCAAACAGTTTTACTAGTAACATACCATTAATTAGAATTTCTGAAATGTATTTAATCATCGCTGAAGCTGCTGGTAATGGAGGTGGTTCAGTAACAGAAGGTCAAAATGCTTTGAATGCTATTATTTTAAGAGCAGATCCTAATGCTACACCAAGTACATCTACTGGTTCAGTGTTAGCAAGTGAAGCTTTAAATGAAAGAAGAAAAGAATTAGCGTTTGAAGGTCATAGAATGTTTGATCTTGTTAGAAATAAAATGAGTGTTATGAGAACTGATATAGCTTCTCCTTCAACTACTGCTACATTATCATATCCTGATTATAGAATGGTTTGGCCATTACCACAATCAGAAATTGATGCTAATGATAGTATAAACGAAAATAATACTGGATATTAA